The Flavobacterium psychrotrophum region TTTTGCAGCAGCCTTTACCCGTAGCACATTGTCAGCATCATCTGCCTTGCCTGCTATTATGTAATCACTCCCCAGATCGACATAACGGATACCGGCAGGAAAAATAATATGGGAGGTTTTGTCGTAGGTAACCTCTATAAAGTAAGGTGGAACTTCACCCAGGGGTAACACTTCAGGTTGCTTTACCTGTGCCTGTAGCAATAATGGTATAGTGAATATTATAGCCAGCAGGCTATTTTTTATATGCTGTAGTTTCATAATGTAATTCTTTAAAATTATTTCTATTTAGATACCAGGAACAGCTGGTAACCCTGTTTCAGGGTTGCTTTTTGCGCCGTTACCTTTTTTGAAAAATAGCCCGACACGCCCTGGATCAGCCCCCTTGTCATATCCGAGGTAAGCTGCTGCCCGGCAGAACGGTTCAACGTAAAGCTGCTGCCACCGGTGTTGCCCATATTGGCCAGCGTGCCGTTTACAGCCGTGACTTCAGCCGAATACGGCAGGTTTAGTCCTTTCTGGCCGTCCAGGTCGTACACCGTAAGATTTACGGGTACGATACTCCCGTCAATTTCTATGGATACTACCTGCATTTGCAGCCGGTTACCTTGAAATTTTGTAGCAGCGGTCAGTATATAGCCACTGGGTAACACCGCTTTCCCTATACGCACATCCTGCAAAAGGCGCAATTGAACGCTGCCTTCACCAACTAACTTATGGGTTTGGTGGATACAGGCACGGATGGCGTTGGGCGGCAGTGAAACGCCCTGAGCGTAGCCCGCCGTGGTAAAACCGTGGTACTCTCCGCTGGCAAGACGTGCCAGTAACAATGAGTCCGGAACCTTACGGTAGAGCTGTGATACCACTGTTTTTTTGTCGGTAACAACAGCTACAAAATCCTGGTCTGCACTTTCCTTCTTTAATCGTCCGGCTGCAAGGGTATCTACAGGTTGTGGGACACCCGGAAAGTACTTCGCAGCCATCTGGTAGGATTTCTCCATCAGTGCCAGGCGATCGTCCGGCTTTGGGCCTTGTGAAGCCTGCTTTTCTCTAAGCTGGTTCTTCAGCCGTTCATTTTCCGCTTGTAAGGCTTCCTGTACCCGGTCTTTCTGGTAGAAGCTGCCCAAGGAGTGCTGCATCGTTTTGTAGCTGCTCAGCGCGGGGTCGGCATCCTTATGAGGCTTTTTTT contains the following coding sequences:
- the traM gene encoding conjugative transposon protein TraM, whose amino-acid sequence is MMKENEKKKAAVQVTEGTPVANTPENGSGTNKERLKKPLIFSVMGLVFLGCLYLIFGGDGGNKAKEAIDIGINAAVPQASGEGLPTDKGKAYEQEMLEDKERKKREALMTLSDYWQSDSTGQDKETAAGLSENAQEKKPHKDADPALSSYKTMQHSLGSFYQKDRVQEALQAENERLKNQLREKQASQGPKPDDRLALMEKSYQMAAKYFPGVPQPVDTLAAGRLKKESADQDFVAVVTDKKTVVSQLYRKVPDSLLLARLASGEYHGFTTAGYAQGVSLPPNAIRACIHQTHKLVGEGSVQLRLLQDVRIGKAVLPSGYILTAATKFQGNRLQMQVVSIEIDGSIVPVNLTVYDLDGQKGLNLPYSAEVTAVNGTLANMGNTGGSSFTLNRSAGQQLTSDMTRGLIQGVSGYFSKKVTAQKATLKQGYQLFLVSK